A genomic region of Drosophila kikkawai strain 14028-0561.14 chromosome X, DkikHiC1v2, whole genome shotgun sequence contains the following coding sequences:
- the Dop2R gene encoding dopamine D2-like receptor isoform X1, whose amino-acid sequence MDAAGAENSTAAANDTLGWLGLDLGEVLNSTLPSSRSNVSFVPAEAETEAATTEPDLETETEAEPRGRYALRSFVEQQLESGIGGAAAGGGGGDAGIALIDSGEEAALDNVADAETDYGLLGGFGDAELLQRTATAARETLHNRTASVSHGYDGGGGMGAGLGGGAGAGAGATGAGGGGGTGGSTFMLLLENFNDYFPNYNGSTVSGTTTAASGMVVTASSSSAGTVGVGGLLIEQNLTGLYLDAYRLNCTNETLNLTDSCADMRVVDHNYWALILILFPILTLFGNILVILSVCRERSLQTVTNYFIVSLAIADLLVAVVVMPFAVYFLVNGAWALPDVVCDFYIAMDVICSTSSIFNLVAISIDRYIAVTQPIKYAKHKNSRRVCLTILLVWAISAAIGSPIVLGLNNTPNREPDVCAFYNADFILYSSLSSFYIPCIIMVFLYWNIFKALRSRARKQRAARKPHLSELTGGSVIENIAQTRRLAETALDSSRHASRIMPDEPATNTASGSNEEEDENAISPDIDDCHVIVNDKSTEFMLATVVEETGNSVVAQITTQPQLVIADPNGNHDSGYAASNVDDVLAGVGVAAGSNAPASASSFSAAAISAAPASNGSPPDSPLPSGATLQRSSVSSRRNTADDSPKRGEPALSVAMKPLSFVRYGVQEAMTLARNDSTLSTTSKTSSRKDKKNSQASRFTIYKVHKASKKKREKSSAKKERKATKTLAIVLGVFLFCWLPFFSCNIMDAMCAKFKKDCRPGLTAYMLTTWLGYINSFVNPVIYTIFNPEFRKAFKKIMHMG is encoded by the exons ATGGATGCGGCGGGAGCGGAGAATAGCACGGCGGCAGCCAACGACACTCTGGGCTGGCTGGGTCTCGATCTGGGAGAGGTGCTCAACAGCACGCTCCCGAGCAGTCGGAGCAACGTCAGCTTTGTGCCGGCGGAGGCGGAGACGGAGGCTGCCACAACGGAGCCAGACTTGGAGACGGAAACGGAGGCGGAGCCCAGGGGCCGGTACGCGCTGCGCAGCTTTGTGGAGCAGCAGCTAGAGAGCGGGATTGGAGGCGCGGCTGCTGGCGGGGGCGGTGGCGATGCTGGCATCGCTTTGATCGACAGCGGGGAGGAGGCGGCGCTGGACAATGTGGCGGACGCGGAGACGGACTACGGCCTGCTTGGTGGCTTCGGCGATGCAGAGCTACTCCAGCGGACGGCAACGGCGGCGCGGGAAACGCTGCACAATCGAACGGCGTCCGTCAGCCACGGCtacgacggcggcggcggaatGGGAGCGGGACTGGGAGGaggagcgggagcaggagcaggagcgacGGGCGCTGGAGGAGGCGGCGGAACGGGAGGCAGCACCTTCATGCTGCTGCTAGAGAACTTTAACGATTATTTTCCTAACTACAATGGAAGCACGGTTTCGGGAACAACCACTGCCGCCTCGGGCATGGTGGtcaccgcctcctcctcctccgccggcaCCGTCGGCGTGGGCGGCCTGCTGATCGAGCAGAATCTGACGGGGCTGTATCTCGACGCCTATCGGCTGAACTGCACCAACGAGACGCTCAATCTGACGGATTCCTGCGCAGACATGCGTGTGG TGGACCACAACTACTGGGCGCTCATCCTTATACTGTTCCCCATCCTGACCCTCTTTGGCAACATCCTGGTCATCCTGTCCGTGTGCCGCGAGCGCTCCCTGCAGACGGTCACGAATTATTTTATAGTCTCGTTGGCCATTGCCGATCTCCTGGTGGCTGTGGTCGTGATGCCATTTGCTGTATATTTTCTG GTAAATGGAGCCTGGGCCCTGCCTGATGTCGTTTGTGATTTCTATATAGCCATGGATGTGATATGTTCTACTTCATCGATATTCAACTTAGTTGCCATCTCCATAGACAG ATACATCGCTGTGACGCAGCCAATAAAGTACGCCAAGCACAAAAACAGCCGCCGCGTTTGCCTTACGATACTGCTGGTTTGGGCCATATCGGCTGCTATCGGCTCACCGATAGTTTTGGGCCTCAATAACACGCCCAACCGCGAGCCGGACGTGTGCGCCTTCTACAATGCCGACTTTATCCTGTACTCCTCGCTGAGCAGCTTCTATATACCCTGCATTATCATGGTGTTTCTGTATTGGAACATATTCAAG GCCCTGCGCAGCCGGGCGAGAAAGCAACGGGCGGCCAGAAAGCCCCATCTCTCGGAGCTAACGGGCGGCAGCGTCATTGAGAACATTGCCCAGACCCGGCGCCTGGCGGAGACGGCCCTGGACAGCAGTCGACACGCCAGCCGGATCATGCCGGACGAGCCGGCCACTAACACGGCCAGCGGTTccaacgaggaggaggacgagaaTGCCATCTCGCCGGACATCGATGACTGCCATGTCATTGTGAACGACAAGTCCACCGAGTTTATGCTGGCCACCGTTGTCGAGGAGACGGGCAA CAGCGTTGTGGCCCAGATCACCACACAGCCGCAATTGGTCATCGCCGATCCGAATGGTAATCATGATTCTGGTTATGCAGCCTCAAACGTTGACGATGTCCTTGcaggcgtgggcgtggccgctggcTCCAACGCCcccgcctccgcctcctccttctccgcGGCCGCCATCTCAGCAGCGCCGGCAAGCAATGGCTCCCCGCCGGATAGTCCGCTGCCCAGCGGTGCCACCCTGCAGCGATCGAGCGTTAGCAGCCGCCGGAACACCGCCGATGATTCGCCGAAGCGTGGCGAGCCGGCCCTCAG CGTCGCCATGAAGCCATTGTCCTTTGTCCGCTATGGGGTGCAGGAGGCCATGACTTTGGCACGCAACGACTCAACGCTATCGACCACATCGAAGACGTCCTCGCGCAAGGATAAGAAGAACTCGCAGGCGTCAAG ATTCACGATATACAAGGTGCACAAGGCCTCGAAAAAGAAACGCGAAAAATCGTCGGCCAAAAAGGAGCGCAAGGCCACTAAAACACTGGCCATCGTTTTAG GTGTCTTCCTGTTCTGCTGGCTGCCCTTCTTCAGCTGCAACATCATGGACGCCATGTGCGCCAAGTTCAAGAAAGACTGCCGGCCGGGCCTCACGGCCTACATGCTGACCACCTGGCTGGGCTACATTAACAGCTTCGTGAATCCGGTGATCTATACGATTTTCAATCCCGAGTTCCGCAAGGCCTTTAAAAAGATCATGCACATGGGGTGA
- the LOC108080033 gene encoding uncharacterized protein — translation MTSAWVLIIASLLHFGVRRSCFLNMEQLPVVPDTLFARHIAYCAMLHFLYDQELLPMRYRRRMSLLIGFLVELVLGVAFMEVLGQWLWFRMEHLVYRCFLLALRTYGGEHTEMLQSLELVFMRGVMTTLAALLWLNAYAATEPNQPEEPQVAPPAAKASMVKLKHRPQTKRNEQQPSARRLKSQEQASQQDQKQKQKQKMKLKTKQKAEQNRKQQKQVEYPELPVAEDEVAPLEEQQQQHLTATSDC, via the coding sequence ATGACATCCGCCTGGGTGCTAATCATCGCCAGCTTGCTGCACTTCGGGGTGCGACGCAGCTGCTTCCTGAATATGGAACAGCTGCCGGTGGTGCCGGACACACTTTTTGCCCGCCATATCGCCTACTGTGCCATGCTGCACTTCCTCTACGACCAGGAGCTCCTGCCGATGCGCTACCGCCGCAGAATGAGTTTGCTGATCGGTTTCCTTGTGGAGCTAGTCCTGGGCGTGGCCTTCATGGAGGTGCTGGGTCAGTGGCTCTGGTTTCGTATGGAGCATTTGGTCTACAGATGCTTCCTGCTCGCCCTGCGCACCTATGGCGGAGAGCACACGGAGATGTTGCAATCCTTGGAGCTGGTCTTTATGCGCGGTGTGATGACCACACTGGCCGCGCTGCTCTGGCTGAACGCCTATGCGGCCACCGAACCCAATCAGCCCGAAGAGCCGCAGGTGGCACCGCCAGCAGCCAAGGCCAGCATGGTCAAGCTAAAACATCGCCCCCAGACGAAGAGGAATGAGCAGCAGCCATCGGCGCGTCGTCTCAAGAGCCAGGAGCAGGCATCGCAGCAGGAtcagaagcagaagcaaaaGCAGAAGATGAAGCTGAAGACCAAGCAAAAGGCGGAGCAAAATCgaaagcagcagaagcaggTTGAATACCCGGAGCTCCCTGTGGCGGAGGACGAGGTGGCTCCTCTCgaggaacagcagcagcagcacctgaCCGCAACCAGCGATTGCTAG
- the Dop2R gene encoding dopamine D2-like receptor isoform X3, which translates to MDAAGAENSTAAANDTLGWLGLDLGEVLNSTLPSSRSNVSFVPAEAETEAATTEPDLETETEAEPRGRYALRSFVEQQLESGIGGAAAGGGGGDAGIALIDSGEEAALDNVADAETDYGLLGGFGDAELLQRTATAARETLHNRTASVSHGYDGGGGMGAGLGGGAGAGAGATGAGGGGGTGGSTFMLLLENFNDYFPNYNGSTVSGTTTAASGMVVTASSSSAGTVGVGGLLIEQNLTGLYLDAYRLNCTNETLNLTDSCADMRVVDHNYWALILILFPILTLFGNILVILSVCRERSLQTVTNYFIVSLAIADLLVAVVVMPFAVYFLVNGAWALPDVVCDFYIAMDVICSTSSIFNLVAISIDRYIAVTQPIKYAKHKNSRRVCLTILLVWAISAAIGSPIVLGLNNTPNREPDVCAFYNADFILYSSLSSFYIPCIIMVFLYWNIFKALRSRARKQRAARKPHLSELTGGSVIENIAQTRRLAETALDSSRHASRIMPDEPATNTASGSNEEEDENAISPDIDDCHVIVNDKSTEFMLATVVEETGNSVVAQITTQPQLVIADPNGVGVAAGSNAPASASSFSAAAISAAPASNGSPPDSPLPSGATLQRSSVSSRRNTADDSPKRGEPALSVAMKPLSFVRYGVQEAMTLARNDSTLSTTSKTSSRKDKKNSQASRFTIYKVHKASKKKREKSSAKKERKATKTLAIVLGVFLFCWLPFFSCNIMDAMCAKFKKDCRPGLTAYMLTTWLGYINSFVNPVIYTIFNPEFRKAFKKIMHMG; encoded by the exons ATGGATGCGGCGGGAGCGGAGAATAGCACGGCGGCAGCCAACGACACTCTGGGCTGGCTGGGTCTCGATCTGGGAGAGGTGCTCAACAGCACGCTCCCGAGCAGTCGGAGCAACGTCAGCTTTGTGCCGGCGGAGGCGGAGACGGAGGCTGCCACAACGGAGCCAGACTTGGAGACGGAAACGGAGGCGGAGCCCAGGGGCCGGTACGCGCTGCGCAGCTTTGTGGAGCAGCAGCTAGAGAGCGGGATTGGAGGCGCGGCTGCTGGCGGGGGCGGTGGCGATGCTGGCATCGCTTTGATCGACAGCGGGGAGGAGGCGGCGCTGGACAATGTGGCGGACGCGGAGACGGACTACGGCCTGCTTGGTGGCTTCGGCGATGCAGAGCTACTCCAGCGGACGGCAACGGCGGCGCGGGAAACGCTGCACAATCGAACGGCGTCCGTCAGCCACGGCtacgacggcggcggcggaatGGGAGCGGGACTGGGAGGaggagcgggagcaggagcaggagcgacGGGCGCTGGAGGAGGCGGCGGAACGGGAGGCAGCACCTTCATGCTGCTGCTAGAGAACTTTAACGATTATTTTCCTAACTACAATGGAAGCACGGTTTCGGGAACAACCACTGCCGCCTCGGGCATGGTGGtcaccgcctcctcctcctccgccggcaCCGTCGGCGTGGGCGGCCTGCTGATCGAGCAGAATCTGACGGGGCTGTATCTCGACGCCTATCGGCTGAACTGCACCAACGAGACGCTCAATCTGACGGATTCCTGCGCAGACATGCGTGTGG TGGACCACAACTACTGGGCGCTCATCCTTATACTGTTCCCCATCCTGACCCTCTTTGGCAACATCCTGGTCATCCTGTCCGTGTGCCGCGAGCGCTCCCTGCAGACGGTCACGAATTATTTTATAGTCTCGTTGGCCATTGCCGATCTCCTGGTGGCTGTGGTCGTGATGCCATTTGCTGTATATTTTCTG GTAAATGGAGCCTGGGCCCTGCCTGATGTCGTTTGTGATTTCTATATAGCCATGGATGTGATATGTTCTACTTCATCGATATTCAACTTAGTTGCCATCTCCATAGACAG ATACATCGCTGTGACGCAGCCAATAAAGTACGCCAAGCACAAAAACAGCCGCCGCGTTTGCCTTACGATACTGCTGGTTTGGGCCATATCGGCTGCTATCGGCTCACCGATAGTTTTGGGCCTCAATAACACGCCCAACCGCGAGCCGGACGTGTGCGCCTTCTACAATGCCGACTTTATCCTGTACTCCTCGCTGAGCAGCTTCTATATACCCTGCATTATCATGGTGTTTCTGTATTGGAACATATTCAAG GCCCTGCGCAGCCGGGCGAGAAAGCAACGGGCGGCCAGAAAGCCCCATCTCTCGGAGCTAACGGGCGGCAGCGTCATTGAGAACATTGCCCAGACCCGGCGCCTGGCGGAGACGGCCCTGGACAGCAGTCGACACGCCAGCCGGATCATGCCGGACGAGCCGGCCACTAACACGGCCAGCGGTTccaacgaggaggaggacgagaaTGCCATCTCGCCGGACATCGATGACTGCCATGTCATTGTGAACGACAAGTCCACCGAGTTTATGCTGGCCACCGTTGTCGAGGAGACGGGCAA CAGCGTTGTGGCCCAGATCACCACACAGCCGCAATTGGTCATCGCCGATCCGAATG gcgtgggcgtggccgctggcTCCAACGCCcccgcctccgcctcctccttctccgcGGCCGCCATCTCAGCAGCGCCGGCAAGCAATGGCTCCCCGCCGGATAGTCCGCTGCCCAGCGGTGCCACCCTGCAGCGATCGAGCGTTAGCAGCCGCCGGAACACCGCCGATGATTCGCCGAAGCGTGGCGAGCCGGCCCTCAG CGTCGCCATGAAGCCATTGTCCTTTGTCCGCTATGGGGTGCAGGAGGCCATGACTTTGGCACGCAACGACTCAACGCTATCGACCACATCGAAGACGTCCTCGCGCAAGGATAAGAAGAACTCGCAGGCGTCAAG ATTCACGATATACAAGGTGCACAAGGCCTCGAAAAAGAAACGCGAAAAATCGTCGGCCAAAAAGGAGCGCAAGGCCACTAAAACACTGGCCATCGTTTTAG GTGTCTTCCTGTTCTGCTGGCTGCCCTTCTTCAGCTGCAACATCATGGACGCCATGTGCGCCAAGTTCAAGAAAGACTGCCGGCCGGGCCTCACGGCCTACATGCTGACCACCTGGCTGGGCTACATTAACAGCTTCGTGAATCCGGTGATCTATACGATTTTCAATCCCGAGTTCCGCAAGGCCTTTAAAAAGATCATGCACATGGGGTGA
- the Dop2R gene encoding dopamine D2-like receptor isoform X2, with translation MDAAGAENSTAAANDTLGWLGLDLGEVLNSTLPSSRSNVSFVPAEAETEAATTEPDLETETEAEPRGRYALRSFVEQQLESGIGGAAAGGGGGDAGIALIDSGEEAALDNVADAETDYGLLGGFGDAELLQRTATAARETLHNRTASVSHGYDGGGGMGAGLGGGAGAGAGATGAGGGGGTGGSTFMLLLENFNDYFPNYNGSTVSGTTTAASGMVVTASSSSAGTVGVGGLLIEQNLTGLYLDAYRLNCTNETLNLTDSCADMRVVDHNYWALILILFPILTLFGNILVILSVCRERSLQTVTNYFIVSLAIADLLVAVVVMPFAVYFLVNGAWALPDVVCDFYIAMDVICSTSSIFNLVAISIDRYIAVTQPIKYAKHKNSRRVCLTILLVWAISAAIGSPIVLGLNNTPNREPDVCAFYNADFILYSSLSSFYIPCIIMVFLYWNIFKALRSRARKQRAARKPHLSELTGGSVIENIAQTRRLAETALDSSRHASRIMPDEPATNTASGSNEEEDENAISPDIDDCHVIVNDKSTEFMLATVVEETGNVVAQITTQPQLVIADPNGNHDSGYAASNVDDVLAGVGVAAGSNAPASASSFSAAAISAAPASNGSPPDSPLPSGATLQRSSVSSRRNTADDSPKRGEPALSVAMKPLSFVRYGVQEAMTLARNDSTLSTTSKTSSRKDKKNSQASRFTIYKVHKASKKKREKSSAKKERKATKTLAIVLGVFLFCWLPFFSCNIMDAMCAKFKKDCRPGLTAYMLTTWLGYINSFVNPVIYTIFNPEFRKAFKKIMHMG, from the exons ATGGATGCGGCGGGAGCGGAGAATAGCACGGCGGCAGCCAACGACACTCTGGGCTGGCTGGGTCTCGATCTGGGAGAGGTGCTCAACAGCACGCTCCCGAGCAGTCGGAGCAACGTCAGCTTTGTGCCGGCGGAGGCGGAGACGGAGGCTGCCACAACGGAGCCAGACTTGGAGACGGAAACGGAGGCGGAGCCCAGGGGCCGGTACGCGCTGCGCAGCTTTGTGGAGCAGCAGCTAGAGAGCGGGATTGGAGGCGCGGCTGCTGGCGGGGGCGGTGGCGATGCTGGCATCGCTTTGATCGACAGCGGGGAGGAGGCGGCGCTGGACAATGTGGCGGACGCGGAGACGGACTACGGCCTGCTTGGTGGCTTCGGCGATGCAGAGCTACTCCAGCGGACGGCAACGGCGGCGCGGGAAACGCTGCACAATCGAACGGCGTCCGTCAGCCACGGCtacgacggcggcggcggaatGGGAGCGGGACTGGGAGGaggagcgggagcaggagcaggagcgacGGGCGCTGGAGGAGGCGGCGGAACGGGAGGCAGCACCTTCATGCTGCTGCTAGAGAACTTTAACGATTATTTTCCTAACTACAATGGAAGCACGGTTTCGGGAACAACCACTGCCGCCTCGGGCATGGTGGtcaccgcctcctcctcctccgccggcaCCGTCGGCGTGGGCGGCCTGCTGATCGAGCAGAATCTGACGGGGCTGTATCTCGACGCCTATCGGCTGAACTGCACCAACGAGACGCTCAATCTGACGGATTCCTGCGCAGACATGCGTGTGG TGGACCACAACTACTGGGCGCTCATCCTTATACTGTTCCCCATCCTGACCCTCTTTGGCAACATCCTGGTCATCCTGTCCGTGTGCCGCGAGCGCTCCCTGCAGACGGTCACGAATTATTTTATAGTCTCGTTGGCCATTGCCGATCTCCTGGTGGCTGTGGTCGTGATGCCATTTGCTGTATATTTTCTG GTAAATGGAGCCTGGGCCCTGCCTGATGTCGTTTGTGATTTCTATATAGCCATGGATGTGATATGTTCTACTTCATCGATATTCAACTTAGTTGCCATCTCCATAGACAG ATACATCGCTGTGACGCAGCCAATAAAGTACGCCAAGCACAAAAACAGCCGCCGCGTTTGCCTTACGATACTGCTGGTTTGGGCCATATCGGCTGCTATCGGCTCACCGATAGTTTTGGGCCTCAATAACACGCCCAACCGCGAGCCGGACGTGTGCGCCTTCTACAATGCCGACTTTATCCTGTACTCCTCGCTGAGCAGCTTCTATATACCCTGCATTATCATGGTGTTTCTGTATTGGAACATATTCAAG GCCCTGCGCAGCCGGGCGAGAAAGCAACGGGCGGCCAGAAAGCCCCATCTCTCGGAGCTAACGGGCGGCAGCGTCATTGAGAACATTGCCCAGACCCGGCGCCTGGCGGAGACGGCCCTGGACAGCAGTCGACACGCCAGCCGGATCATGCCGGACGAGCCGGCCACTAACACGGCCAGCGGTTccaacgaggaggaggacgagaaTGCCATCTCGCCGGACATCGATGACTGCCATGTCATTGTGAACGACAAGTCCACCGAGTTTATGCTGGCCACCGTTGTCGAGGAGACGGGCAA CGTTGTGGCCCAGATCACCACACAGCCGCAATTGGTCATCGCCGATCCGAATGGTAATCATGATTCTGGTTATGCAGCCTCAAACGTTGACGATGTCCTTGcaggcgtgggcgtggccgctggcTCCAACGCCcccgcctccgcctcctccttctccgcGGCCGCCATCTCAGCAGCGCCGGCAAGCAATGGCTCCCCGCCGGATAGTCCGCTGCCCAGCGGTGCCACCCTGCAGCGATCGAGCGTTAGCAGCCGCCGGAACACCGCCGATGATTCGCCGAAGCGTGGCGAGCCGGCCCTCAG CGTCGCCATGAAGCCATTGTCCTTTGTCCGCTATGGGGTGCAGGAGGCCATGACTTTGGCACGCAACGACTCAACGCTATCGACCACATCGAAGACGTCCTCGCGCAAGGATAAGAAGAACTCGCAGGCGTCAAG ATTCACGATATACAAGGTGCACAAGGCCTCGAAAAAGAAACGCGAAAAATCGTCGGCCAAAAAGGAGCGCAAGGCCACTAAAACACTGGCCATCGTTTTAG GTGTCTTCCTGTTCTGCTGGCTGCCCTTCTTCAGCTGCAACATCATGGACGCCATGTGCGCCAAGTTCAAGAAAGACTGCCGGCCGGGCCTCACGGCCTACATGCTGACCACCTGGCTGGGCTACATTAACAGCTTCGTGAATCCGGTGATCTATACGATTTTCAATCCCGAGTTCCGCAAGGCCTTTAAAAAGATCATGCACATGGGGTGA